In one window of Syngnathus typhle isolate RoL2023-S1 ecotype Sweden linkage group LG7, RoL_Styp_1.0, whole genome shotgun sequence DNA:
- the LOC133157241 gene encoding collagen alpha-1(I) chain-like isoform X2 → MIILKVFIVALLFGASCLGAQIKRQVNVTQDDSSPQAGSGNAESREVGGPPGPSGPPGPPGPPGPPGPPGPGGPDGPTGPNGTTGPTGPTGPTGPMGPKGPPGPAGADGDPGPEGPPGPPGPDGTPGPGGPPGPPGANGRPGPKGG, encoded by the exons ATGATCATTCTCAAGGTGTTCATTGTTGCCCTCCTGTTTG GAGCCAGCTGTCTGGGTGCACAGATAAAGAGACAAGTAAATGTTACTCAAGATGACAGTTCTCCGCAAGCAGGGTCAGGCAATGCAGAATCAAGAGAAGTCGGCGGACCACCTGGTCCATCAGGACCACCTGGTCCACCAGGACCACCTGGTCCTCCAGGACCACCAGGGCCAGGTGGACCAGATGGTCCAACAGGACcaaatggtacaacaggacCAACAGGACCAACAGGACCAACAGGACCAATGGGACCAAAAGGCCCACCAGGACCAGCTGGAGCAGATGGTGACCCAGGACCAGAAGGCCCACCAGGACCACCTGGACCAGATGGCACACCCGGACCAGGAGGCCCACCAGGACCACCTGGAGCAAATGGCAGACCAGGACCAAAAG GCGGCTGA
- the LOC133157241 gene encoding collagen alpha-3(IX) chain-like isoform X1: MIILKVFIVALLFGASCLGAQIKRQVNVTQDDSSPQAGSGNAESREVGGPPGPSGPPGPPGPPGPPGPPGPGGPDGPTGPNGTTGPTGPTGPTGPMGPKGPPGPAGADGDPGPEGPPGPPGPDGTPGPGGPPGPPGANGRPGPKGIPGPVGPTGSPGPEGPPGPPGPPSPPGPPGPPGPPGPPVSYPNFPQAPWLPWPPRPYPYGPGQNLPCGPLPIWPPGQNYVH, encoded by the exons ATGATCATTCTCAAGGTGTTCATTGTTGCCCTCCTGTTTG GAGCCAGCTGTCTGGGTGCACAGATAAAGAGACAAGTAAATGTTACTCAAGATGACAGTTCTCCGCAAGCAGGGTCAGGCAATGCAGAATCAAGAGAAGTCGGCGGACCACCTGGTCCATCAGGACCACCTGGTCCACCAGGACCACCTGGTCCTCCAGGACCACCAGGGCCAGGTGGACCAGATGGTCCAACAGGACcaaatggtacaacaggacCAACAGGACCAACAGGACCAACAGGACCAATGGGACCAAAAGGCCCACCAGGACCAGCTGGAGCAGATGGTGACCCAGGACCAGAAGGCCCACCAGGACCACCTGGACCAGATGGCACACCCGGACCAGGAGGCCCACCAGGACCACCTGGAGCAAATGGCAGACCAGGACCAAAAGGTATTCCAGGTCCAGTTGGACCAACTGGATCTCCTGGACCAGAAGGACCACCTGGACCACCAGGACCACCTAGTCCACCAGGACCACCTGGACCCCCAGGACCACCTGGTCCACCAGTATCTTATCCGAATTTTCCTCAGGCACCATGGCTACCTTGGCCACCAAGACCATATCCATATGGCCCAGGTCAAAATTTGCCATGTGGCCCACTACCAATTTGGCCACCTGGGCAAAATTATGTTCATTAA